A genomic window from Streptomyces sp. NBC_00234 includes:
- a CDS encoding chaplin gives MKNLKKAAAVTMIAGGIIAAGAGAASATGHGAGAHGTAVNSPGVGSGNVVQVPVHIPVNVVGNTVNVIGLLNPAFGNFGLNH, from the coding sequence GTGAAGAACCTCAAGAAGGCCGCTGCCGTCACCATGATCGCCGGTGGAATCATCGCCGCCGGTGCCGGTGCTGCCTCCGCCACCGGTCATGGCGCGGGCGCCCACGGCACGGCCGTCAACTCCCCGGGTGTCGGCTCGGGCAACGTCGTCCAGGTCCCGGTGCACATCCCCGTGAACGTGGTGGGCAACACCGTCAACGTGATCGGCCTGCTCAACCCGGCCTTCGGCAACTTCGGCCTGAACCACTGA
- a CDS encoding sulfite exporter TauE/SafE family protein, whose protein sequence is MSIWEILAIFAAGVGAGTINTIVGSGTLITFPVLLATGLPPVTATVSNALGLIPGSISGAIGYRQELVGQRRRVLKLSVGAAIGGLTGATLLLALPSTAFETIVPVLVALALVLVILQPRISKAVQRRRARNGTQPHPDGGPSLFVGLTLASVYGGYFTAAQGIIYLSLMGMLLDDTMQRLNAVKNVLAAVVNSIAALFFLFVADFDWTAVVLIAVGSALGGQIGAKVGRRLSPTFLRAFIVVVGTAAIVQLLLR, encoded by the coding sequence TTGTCCATCTGGGAAATCCTCGCGATCTTCGCGGCGGGTGTCGGCGCGGGCACGATCAACACGATCGTCGGCTCGGGCACGTTGATCACCTTCCCCGTCCTGCTCGCCACGGGCCTGCCACCCGTGACCGCCACCGTCTCCAACGCCCTCGGCCTGATCCCCGGCTCCATCAGCGGCGCGATCGGCTACCGCCAGGAGCTCGTGGGACAGCGCCGCCGCGTACTGAAACTCAGCGTCGGCGCCGCCATCGGCGGCCTCACGGGCGCCACGCTCCTCCTGGCCCTGCCCTCCACGGCGTTCGAGACGATCGTCCCGGTCCTGGTCGCGCTCGCCCTCGTGCTGGTCATCCTGCAACCCCGCATCAGCAAAGCCGTCCAGCGCCGGCGCGCCCGCAACGGCACACAACCCCACCCCGACGGAGGACCGTCCCTCTTCGTCGGCCTGACCCTCGCCAGCGTCTACGGGGGCTACTTCACAGCAGCCCAGGGCATCATCTATCTCTCCCTGATGGGCATGCTGCTCGACGACACCATGCAGCGCCTGAACGCCGTCAAGAACGTCCTCGCCGCAGTCGTCAACAGCATCGCGGCGCTCTTCTTCCTCTTCGTCGCCGACTTCGACTGGACGGCCGTCGTCCTCATCGCCGTCGGCTCCGCCCTGGGAGGCCAGATCGGCGCCAAGGTGGGCCGCCGCCTCAGCCCCACCTTCCTCCGCGCCTTCATCGTGGTGGTGGGCACGGCCGCGATCGTCCAGCTGCTCCTCCGCTGA
- a CDS encoding response regulator transcription factor has translation MADKTIKVLLVDDHQVVRRGLRTFLEVQDDIEVVGEAADGAEGVARTEELRPDVVLMDIKMPGTDGIEALRKLRELANPAKVLIVTSFTEQRTVVPALRAGASGYVYKDVDPDALAGAIRSVHAGHVLLQPEVAGALLAQDDAGSGTGRGSTLTEREREVLGLIADGRSNREIARALVLSEKTVKTHVSNILMKLDLADRTQAALWAVRHGAAG, from the coding sequence GTGGCTGACAAGACCATCAAGGTGCTGCTGGTCGACGACCACCAGGTGGTACGCCGGGGGCTGCGCACGTTCCTGGAGGTCCAGGACGACATAGAGGTCGTCGGAGAGGCCGCGGACGGCGCCGAGGGCGTCGCCCGCACCGAGGAGCTGCGCCCCGACGTCGTCCTGATGGACATCAAGATGCCCGGCACGGACGGCATCGAGGCCCTGCGCAAACTCCGCGAGCTGGCCAATCCGGCCAAGGTGCTGATCGTCACCAGCTTCACCGAACAGCGCACGGTCGTCCCGGCACTGCGCGCCGGAGCCTCCGGTTACGTGTACAAGGACGTCGACCCGGACGCCCTGGCCGGAGCCATCCGCTCGGTCCACGCCGGTCACGTACTGCTCCAGCCCGAGGTGGCCGGGGCCCTCCTGGCCCAGGACGACGCGGGCAGCGGTACGGGCCGCGGGAGCACCCTCACCGAACGGGAACGTGAAGTGCTCGGCCTGATCGCGGACGGCCGCTCCAACCGGGAGATCGCCAGGGCGCTGGTCCTCTCGGAGAAGACGGTCAAGACCCACGTGTCGAACATCCTTATGAAGCTGGACCTGGCGGACCGCACCCAGGCGGCATTGTGGGCCGTCAGGCACGGTGCGGCCGGCTGA
- a CDS encoding NfeD family protein, with amino-acid sequence MEIDAWVWWLIGAVGLGIPLVLTAMPEFGMFAVGAVSAAIVAALGGGIVAQVLVFVAVSVALIAVVRPIAARHRGDRPPHATGIDALKGRQATVLERVDGSGGRIKLAGEVWSARTLDSGQVFEPGEQVDVVDIDGATAVVM; translated from the coding sequence GTGGAAATCGACGCGTGGGTGTGGTGGCTGATCGGAGCCGTGGGACTGGGCATCCCGCTGGTCCTCACAGCGATGCCCGAATTCGGAATGTTCGCCGTCGGGGCCGTCTCCGCGGCGATCGTCGCGGCCCTCGGCGGCGGCATCGTGGCCCAAGTGCTGGTCTTCGTCGCGGTATCCGTGGCGCTGATCGCCGTCGTGCGCCCGATCGCCGCCCGGCATCGCGGCGACCGCCCTCCGCACGCGACGGGCATCGACGCCCTGAAAGGCCGTCAGGCCACCGTGCTGGAAAGGGTCGACGGCAGCGGCGGGCGCATCAAGCTGGCCGGCGAGGTCTGGTCCGCCCGGACACTCGACAGCGGCCAGGTCTTCGAACCCGGCGAACAGGTCGATGTCGTCGACATCGACGGTGCCACCGCCGTCGTCATGTGA
- a CDS encoding SCP2 sterol-binding domain-containing protein: MATMAECRSALDRLSDNLTGADGDVRSAADLDRSLSCHIRDLDVTFTGRLKAGRITVLDTVEGPPPEKAQIRLAMTGDDLVAMVDGELNFAKAWGSGRVRLEAGFRDLLKLRSLL; the protein is encoded by the coding sequence ATGGCGACCATGGCGGAGTGCCGCAGCGCACTCGACAGACTTTCCGACAACCTCACCGGGGCCGATGGGGACGTGCGCAGCGCCGCAGACCTCGACCGGTCGCTGAGCTGTCACATCAGGGATCTCGACGTGACCTTCACGGGGCGGCTGAAGGCCGGCCGGATCACCGTTCTCGACACCGTCGAGGGCCCGCCACCCGAGAAGGCGCAGATCCGGCTGGCGATGACCGGTGACGACCTGGTGGCGATGGTGGACGGCGAGCTGAACTTCGCGAAGGCGTGGGGTTCGGGCCGGGTCCGCCTGGAGGCCGGCTTCCGGGATCTCCTGAAGCTCAGATCCCTGCTCTAG
- a CDS encoding DUF1015 domain-containing protein: MNTSGPAEQGLRLIPFRGLRYVPERVGSLAAVTSPPYDVVVRPDGLHHLESADPHNIVRLILPQADTAAARHEQAAQTLGHWLAEGVLAPDPAPALYVYEQRNSEILQRGLIGALALSPAADGIVLPHEDVMAHVVEDRADLMRTTAAHLEPLLLTYRSDGRRTGTTAVIERTVARPPLLATTTEDGFSHRLWAVTDPAERDEIETDLTRHQALIADGHHRWATYLRLQQEQTGPGPWDFGLVLLVDTARYPLQVRAIHRLLHGLPVADALAALDGLFRIRSVEGPLPHALDALAGARAEGNAFLLAGDGGFHLVDRPDEALLTRTVPSDRPLAWRTLDATVLHSTLLDHVWQIPDAPEHIAYIHDTAAAVEQAERNNATAVLLHPVREEVVRDLARQGVTMPRKSTSFGPKPASGIVLRSLDLERD, encoded by the coding sequence ATGAACACATCAGGTCCCGCCGAACAGGGGCTGCGTCTGATCCCGTTCCGTGGACTTCGCTACGTCCCCGAGCGGGTCGGCAGCCTCGCCGCGGTGACCTCACCGCCGTACGACGTCGTCGTCAGGCCCGACGGACTCCACCACCTGGAGTCGGCGGACCCGCACAACATCGTCAGGCTGATCCTGCCGCAGGCGGACACGGCCGCGGCCCGTCATGAGCAGGCCGCCCAGACGCTCGGCCACTGGCTCGCCGAGGGCGTCCTCGCGCCCGACCCGGCACCTGCCCTGTACGTCTACGAGCAGCGCAATAGCGAGATCCTGCAGCGCGGTCTGATCGGCGCCCTCGCACTCTCACCCGCCGCCGACGGCATCGTGCTTCCGCACGAGGACGTCATGGCCCATGTCGTCGAGGACCGGGCCGACCTGATGCGCACGACGGCGGCCCATCTGGAACCCCTGCTGCTCACCTACCGCAGCGACGGACGGCGTACGGGCACGACCGCCGTGATCGAGCGGACGGTGGCGCGTCCGCCGCTCCTCGCCACGACGACGGAGGACGGGTTCAGCCACCGCCTCTGGGCCGTCACGGACCCCGCGGAACGCGACGAGATCGAGACGGATCTCACCCGTCACCAGGCGCTGATCGCCGACGGCCACCACCGCTGGGCCACCTACCTCCGACTCCAGCAGGAACAGACCGGTCCCGGCCCCTGGGACTTCGGGCTGGTCCTCCTCGTCGACACGGCCCGCTACCCGCTCCAGGTCCGCGCCATCCACCGGCTGCTGCACGGTCTCCCGGTCGCCGACGCACTCGCCGCCCTGGACGGTCTCTTCCGCATCCGGAGCGTCGAGGGCCCGCTCCCCCACGCGCTCGACGCCCTCGCCGGAGCCAGGGCCGAAGGCAACGCTTTCCTGCTCGCGGGCGACGGAGGCTTCCATCTGGTCGACCGTCCGGACGAGGCCCTCCTGACCCGTACCGTGCCGTCCGACCGTCCCCTGGCATGGCGGACGCTGGACGCCACGGTCCTGCACTCCACCCTGCTCGACCACGTCTGGCAGATCCCCGACGCCCCGGAACACATCGCGTACATCCACGACACCGCCGCCGCGGTCGAGCAGGCCGAACGCAACAACGCCACGGCGGTTCTGCTCCACCCGGTACGGGAAGAAGTCGTCCGTGACCTGGCCCGGCAGGGTGTCACCATGCCGCGGAAATCGACATCGTTCGGCCCCAAGCCGGCCTCGGGCATCGTGCTGCGCAGCCTCGACCTCGAACGCGACTGA
- a CDS encoding DNA-3-methyladenine glycosylase: MTEGIERALLTRDFFDRSVLDVAPDLLGRTLVRTTEDGPIEVRLTEVEAYAGGIDPGSHAFRGRTARNKVMFGPPGHAYVYFTYGMWHCLNLVCGPEGMASGVLLRAGAIGAGAEWARKRRLSARNDRELAKGPARLATALGIDRGLDGDDVVAGPPAPLYVLHGTPPPRDQVRSGPRTGVGGDGAHQPWRFWIDGDPTVSRYRAHAPRRRAT, from the coding sequence ATGACCGAGGGCATCGAACGCGCGCTCCTGACGCGGGACTTTTTCGACCGTTCCGTCCTGGACGTAGCACCCGATCTGCTGGGCCGCACCCTCGTCCGCACCACGGAGGACGGCCCCATCGAGGTTCGCCTCACCGAGGTGGAGGCGTACGCGGGCGGGATCGACCCGGGGTCCCATGCCTTCCGGGGCCGCACCGCACGCAACAAGGTCATGTTCGGCCCGCCCGGCCACGCCTACGTCTACTTCACGTACGGCATGTGGCACTGCCTCAATCTGGTGTGCGGTCCGGAAGGCATGGCGAGCGGTGTCCTGCTGCGGGCCGGCGCGATCGGGGCCGGCGCGGAGTGGGCGCGAAAGCGTCGACTCTCGGCCCGCAACGACAGGGAACTGGCCAAAGGCCCGGCGCGCTTGGCCACGGCCCTGGGAATCGACCGCGGACTCGACGGCGACGACGTGGTCGCGGGTCCACCCGCACCCCTCTACGTCCTCCACGGCACCCCGCCACCTCGCGACCAGGTACGCAGTGGTCCACGCACCGGAGTGGGAGGCGACGGTGCGCACCAGCCCTGGCGTTTCTGGATTGACGGCGATCCGACGGTGAGCCGGTACCGGGCCCACGCGCCACGCCGCCGAGCGACTTGA
- a CDS encoding YbhB/YbcL family Raf kinase inhibitor-like protein, with product MTQSNRAPLPHDFHPVVPTFTVVSEDLEPGAVLSDAQVLAKGNTSPQLRWEGFPAETGSFAVTCFDPDAPTGSGFWHWVLFDIPASVTELPAGAGSGTFEGLPPGAVHVRNDYGSKDFGGAAPPAGENHRYVFTVYAVDSEKLGVDSAVSPAVVGFNLRFHTLGRAQLVGEYEAPAS from the coding sequence GTGACGCAGTCGAACAGGGCGCCGTTGCCGCACGACTTCCATCCCGTGGTTCCCACGTTCACCGTCGTGAGCGAGGACCTGGAGCCGGGGGCCGTGCTCTCGGACGCACAGGTGCTTGCGAAGGGGAACACCTCGCCGCAGCTGCGCTGGGAGGGCTTCCCGGCGGAGACCGGGAGCTTCGCCGTGACGTGCTTCGATCCGGACGCCCCCACGGGCAGCGGATTCTGGCACTGGGTGCTCTTCGACATCCCCGCGTCGGTCACGGAACTGCCGGCCGGAGCGGGCAGCGGGACGTTCGAGGGACTGCCCCCGGGTGCCGTCCACGTCCGTAACGACTACGGCTCGAAGGACTTCGGCGGAGCCGCGCCGCCCGCCGGGGAGAACCACCGCTATGTGTTCACCGTGTACGCGGTGGACAGCGAGAAGCTCGGCGTCGACAGTGCCGTGTCGCCCGCGGTCGTCGGTTTCAATCTGCGGTTCCACACGCTGGGTCGCGCTCAGCTCGTCGGTGAGTACGAGGCTCCGGCCAGCTGA
- a CDS encoding ABC transporter ATP-binding protein codes for MQRLTADSVTLGYDQRVIAEDLSVEIPDNSFTVIVGPNACGKSTLLRALSRMLKPSQGQVLLDGQSIHAMPAKKVAKLLGLLPQTSIAPDGITVSDLVARGRYPHQGLLRQWSPEDERVVVESMASTGVGELAGRYVDELSGGQRQRVWIAMALAQQTPLLLLDEPTTYLDIQHQIDVLDLCAELHETRGRTLVAVLHDLNHAARYATHLIAMRGGRIVAEGPPAEIVTAELVEEVFGMRCQVIDDPETGTPLVVPAARKARAELRTSAGA; via the coding sequence ATGCAGCGCCTCACCGCAGACTCGGTGACCCTCGGCTACGACCAGCGGGTCATCGCCGAGGACCTCTCGGTCGAGATACCCGACAATTCCTTCACGGTGATCGTCGGCCCCAACGCCTGCGGGAAGTCGACCCTGCTGCGTGCGCTGTCCCGGATGCTGAAGCCGAGCCAGGGGCAGGTTCTCCTCGACGGGCAGTCCATCCACGCGATGCCCGCCAAGAAGGTCGCGAAGCTGCTCGGGCTGCTGCCCCAGACCTCGATCGCCCCGGACGGCATCACCGTCTCGGACCTCGTCGCGCGCGGTCGCTATCCCCACCAGGGCCTGCTGCGGCAGTGGTCGCCCGAGGACGAGCGCGTCGTCGTGGAGTCCATGGCGTCCACGGGCGTCGGTGAACTCGCCGGTCGCTATGTCGACGAATTGTCCGGCGGGCAGCGTCAGCGTGTCTGGATCGCGATGGCCCTCGCCCAGCAGACCCCGCTGCTGCTGCTCGACGAGCCGACGACGTACCTCGACATCCAGCACCAGATCGACGTGCTCGACCTGTGCGCCGAACTGCACGAGACCCGCGGGCGCACCCTGGTCGCCGTCCTGCACGACCTGAACCACGCCGCGCGGTACGCCACGCACCTCATCGCCATGCGCGGGGGCCGGATCGTGGCGGAGGGGCCGCCGGCCGAGATCGTGACGGCGGAGCTCGTCGAGGAGGTGTTCGGGATGCGATGCCAGGTCATCGACGATCCCGAGACGGGCACGCCCCTGGTGGTACCCGCCGCGCGGAAGGCACGGGCGGAGCTCAGGACCTCGGCGGGAGCCTGA
- a CDS encoding HAD-IIA family hydrolase: MSQQYTSRPLGSSAALSEAYDTALLDLDGVVYAGGHAIVHAVEALGTARKGGMHLAYVTNNALRTPDAVAEHLTELGVPAEAADVITSAQAVARLMADQLPSGARVLVIGGEGLRVALRERGLVPVESADDEPVAVVQGYGGPDLAWGRLAEASYAVARGLPWFASNTDLTIPSARGIAPGNGAAVEVVRIATGAEPQVAGKPLPPMHRETVLRTGAERPLVVGDRLDTDIEGAFNGGVDSLLVLTGVTDAARLLAAEPRYRPTYVDRDLRGLLTGQPEVTVEDGAVRCGGWSAAVREDELVLEGEGDELDGLRALCGAAWTYAGEGSCGLDAGKVLARLGL, encoded by the coding sequence ATGAGTCAGCAGTACACGTCCCGGCCGCTCGGGAGCAGCGCGGCACTGAGCGAGGCGTACGACACGGCCCTGCTCGATCTCGACGGGGTGGTGTACGCCGGCGGTCACGCCATCGTCCATGCCGTCGAGGCGCTGGGCACCGCGCGCAAGGGCGGGATGCATCTCGCCTATGTGACGAACAACGCGCTCCGCACGCCGGACGCGGTGGCGGAGCATCTGACCGAGCTGGGCGTGCCCGCCGAGGCCGCCGACGTGATCACCTCCGCGCAGGCGGTGGCCCGGCTGATGGCGGATCAGCTGCCGTCCGGTGCGCGGGTGCTGGTGATCGGCGGGGAGGGGCTGCGGGTCGCCCTGCGCGAGCGCGGTCTGGTGCCCGTGGAGTCCGCGGACGACGAGCCGGTGGCCGTGGTGCAGGGGTACGGCGGTCCGGACCTGGCGTGGGGGCGTCTGGCCGAGGCGAGCTACGCGGTCGCGCGCGGGCTGCCGTGGTTCGCGTCCAACACCGATCTGACGATTCCGAGTGCCCGTGGCATCGCGCCGGGCAACGGCGCCGCGGTGGAGGTCGTACGGATCGCCACGGGTGCCGAGCCGCAGGTCGCGGGGAAGCCGTTGCCCCCGATGCACCGCGAGACGGTTCTGCGGACCGGGGCCGAGCGGCCGTTGGTCGTCGGGGACCGGCTGGACACGGACATCGAGGGTGCGTTCAACGGGGGCGTCGACTCGCTGCTCGTACTCACGGGGGTGACGGACGCCGCCCGGCTGCTGGCCGCCGAGCCGCGGTACCGGCCGACGTATGTGGACCGGGACCTGCGGGGACTGCTCACCGGCCAGCCCGAGGTCACGGTCGAGGACGGCGCCGTGCGCTGCGGCGGCTGGAGCGCGGCCGTGCGGGAGGACGAACTGGTGCTGGAGGGCGAGGGCGACGAACTGGACGGTCTGCGGGCGCTCTGCGGGGCTGCCTGGACGTACGCGGGCGAGGGTTCGTGCGGCCTGGACGCGGGGAAGGTGCTTGCGAGACTGGGGCTGTAG
- a CDS encoding ABC transporter ATP-binding protein — protein MSDVLELVDVSVVRDGRALVEDVSWSVKEGERWVILGPNGAGKTTLLNIASSYLFPSSGTAKVLGEQLGGVGTDVFDLRPRIGIAGVAMAEKLPKRQTVLQTVLTAAYGMTATWHENYDAVDEDRARAFLDRLGMTEFLDRKFGTLSEGERKRTLIARAMMTDPELLLLDEPAAGLDLGGREDLVRRLGRLARDPFAPSMIMVTHHVEEIAPGFTHVLMIRQGKVLAAGPMETELSSRNLSLCFGLPLVVEHTGDRYTAHGLPLS, from the coding sequence ATGAGCGATGTACTGGAGCTGGTGGACGTATCCGTGGTCCGCGACGGACGCGCTCTGGTGGAAGACGTCTCCTGGTCGGTCAAGGAGGGTGAGCGCTGGGTCATCCTCGGACCGAACGGCGCCGGCAAGACCACCCTCCTCAACATCGCGTCCAGCTACCTCTTCCCCAGCTCCGGCACCGCCAAGGTCCTCGGCGAGCAGCTCGGCGGCGTCGGCACGGACGTGTTCGACCTCCGCCCCCGCATCGGCATCGCGGGCGTGGCCATGGCCGAGAAGCTGCCCAAGCGCCAGACCGTGCTGCAGACGGTCCTCACCGCCGCGTACGGCATGACCGCCACCTGGCACGAGAACTACGACGCCGTCGACGAGGACCGCGCCCGCGCCTTCCTCGACCGGCTCGGCATGACCGAGTTCCTGGACCGCAAGTTCGGCACGCTCTCCGAGGGCGAGCGCAAGCGCACTCTGATCGCCCGCGCGATGATGACCGACCCGGAGCTCCTCCTTCTCGACGAGCCCGCCGCGGGCCTCGACCTCGGAGGCCGCGAAGACCTGGTCCGCCGCCTCGGCCGCCTCGCCCGCGACCCGTTCGCACCCTCCATGATCATGGTCACCCACCATGTCGAGGAGATCGCGCCCGGCTTCACCCACGTCCTGATGATCCGGCAGGGCAAGGTCCTCGCGGCGGGCCCCATGGAGACCGAGCTCAGCTCCCGCAACCTCTCCCTCTGCTTCGGTCTGCCGCTCGTCGTCGAGCACACCGGCGACCGCTACACGGCCCACGGGCTGCCTCTCTCCTAA
- a CDS encoding SPFH domain-containing protein yields MQPIIIVLIILVVLVFIALIKTIQVIPQASAAIVERFGRYTRTLNAGLNIVVPFIDSIRNRIDLREQVVPFPPQPVITQDNLVVNIDTVIYYQVTDARAATYEVASYIQAIEQLTVTTLRNIIGGMDLERTLTSREEINAALRGVLDEATGKWGIRVNRVELKAIEPPTSIQDSMEKQMRADRDKRAAILTAEGIRQSAILTAEGEKQSAILRAEGEAKASALRAEGESQAIRTVFEAIHAGDPDQKLLSYQYLQMLPKIAEGDANKLWIVPSEIGDALKGLSGAFGNLGGGAPGFNTGNTGKERREEPPVG; encoded by the coding sequence ATGCAACCGATCATCATCGTCCTGATCATTCTGGTGGTGCTCGTCTTCATCGCCCTGATCAAGACGATCCAGGTCATCCCGCAGGCCAGTGCCGCCATCGTCGAGCGCTTCGGCCGCTACACGCGCACCCTCAACGCCGGGCTGAACATCGTCGTCCCGTTCATCGACTCGATCCGTAACCGGATCGACCTCCGCGAACAGGTCGTGCCCTTCCCGCCCCAGCCGGTGATCACCCAGGACAACCTGGTCGTCAACATCGACACCGTCATCTACTACCAGGTGACCGACGCCCGCGCCGCGACCTACGAGGTCGCCAGCTACATCCAGGCGATCGAGCAGCTCACCGTCACCACCCTCCGCAACATCATCGGTGGCATGGACCTGGAGCGGACCCTCACCTCCCGCGAGGAGATCAACGCGGCCCTGCGCGGCGTCCTCGACGAAGCCACCGGCAAGTGGGGCATCCGCGTCAATCGCGTCGAGCTCAAGGCCATCGAGCCGCCCACCTCCATCCAGGACTCGATGGAGAAGCAGATGCGCGCCGACCGCGACAAGCGCGCCGCGATCCTCACCGCCGAGGGCATCAGGCAGTCCGCGATCCTCACCGCCGAGGGCGAGAAGCAGTCCGCGATCCTGCGCGCCGAGGGCGAGGCCAAGGCATCCGCCCTGCGCGCCGAGGGCGAGTCCCAGGCCATCCGTACGGTGTTCGAGGCCATCCACGCCGGCGACCCGGACCAGAAGCTCCTCTCGTACCAGTACCTCCAGATGCTCCCGAAGATCGCCGAGGGCGACGCCAACAAGCTCTGGATCGTGCCCAGCGAGATCGGCGACGCGCTCAAGGGCCTCAGCGGGGCCTTCGGCAACCTCGGCGGCGGCGCCCCGGGCTTCAACACCGGCAACACCGGCAAGGAGCGCCGCGAGGAACCCCCCGTCGGCTGA
- a CDS encoding HNH endonuclease, whose amino-acid sequence MRDTLVLNASFEPLSTVTLNRAVVLILTDKAVVEQSHPDLRMRGADVDIPVPRVIRLCRYVRVPFRRQAPWSRRGVLIRDQHRCAYCGRRASTVDHVVPRAQGGQDSWLNTVASCAEDNHRKAARTPEQAGMPLLRQPFVPSPAEAMLLALGAGDRSALPEWLDRSAA is encoded by the coding sequence ATGCGGGACACGCTGGTACTGAATGCGAGCTTCGAGCCGTTGTCGACGGTGACTCTCAACCGTGCGGTGGTGCTGATCCTCACGGACAAGGCCGTCGTCGAGCAGTCGCATCCCGACCTCCGTATGCGTGGTGCCGATGTCGACATTCCGGTGCCGCGGGTGATCAGGCTCTGCAGGTACGTACGGGTGCCGTTCCGAAGACAGGCCCCGTGGTCCAGAAGGGGTGTCCTCATACGGGACCAGCACCGGTGCGCGTACTGCGGGCGCAGGGCGAGCACCGTCGACCACGTGGTGCCGCGTGCGCAGGGGGGTCAGGACTCGTGGCTGAACACGGTGGCGTCGTGCGCCGAGGACAACCACCGCAAGGCGGCCAGGACGCCGGAGCAGGCGGGGATGCCGCTGCTGCGGCAGCCGTTCGTACCGTCGCCCGCGGAGGCGATGCTGCTGGCGCTGGGGGCCGGTGACCGGTCGGCGCTGCCCGAGTGGCTGGACCGCTCCGCGGCGTAG
- a CDS encoding sporulation protein yields the protein MGFKRLLASMGAGGASVETELTELNVVPGGVVQGEVRIQGGSVDQQVEGLSVGLQARVEVEGQDQETKQDIEFTKLRLGGAFEVKAGAVHVVPFGLEIPWETPITMFGGQHLRGMNIGVTTELEIARAVDSGDLDPINVHPLPAQQAILDAFGQLGFGFRSADMERGHIRGTRQRLPFYQEIEFVPPQQYRGLNQVELTFVADDREMDVVLEMDKKPGLFSEGSDSYRTFKVGHNDFQGTDWAAYLNQWLAQVGGQRNWL from the coding sequence ATGGGCTTCAAGCGACTGCTCGCGAGCATGGGTGCCGGTGGTGCTTCGGTGGAGACCGAGCTGACCGAGCTGAACGTCGTCCCCGGCGGGGTCGTGCAGGGCGAGGTGCGGATCCAGGGCGGTTCCGTCGACCAGCAGGTCGAGGGGCTCTCCGTCGGCCTGCAGGCGCGGGTCGAGGTCGAGGGCCAGGACCAGGAGACGAAGCAGGACATCGAGTTCACCAAGCTGCGTCTGGGCGGGGCCTTCGAGGTGAAGGCCGGTGCGGTCCACGTCGTGCCGTTCGGGCTCGAGATCCCGTGGGAGACGCCGATCACGATGTTCGGCGGGCAGCACCTGCGCGGAATGAACATCGGTGTGACGACGGAGCTGGAGATCGCCCGCGCGGTGGACTCCGGGGACCTGGACCCGATCAACGTGCACCCGCTGCCGGCGCAGCAGGCGATCCTGGACGCCTTCGGGCAGCTCGGCTTCGGCTTCCGCAGCGCGGACATGGAGCGTGGCCACATCCGCGGTACGCGTCAGCGCCTGCCGTTCTACCAGGAGATCGAGTTCGTGCCGCCGCAGCAGTACCGCGGGCTGAACCAGGTCGAGCTGACGTTCGTCGCGGACGACCGCGAGATGGACGTCGTGCTGGAGATGGACAAGAAGCCGGGGCTCTTCAGCGAGGGCAGCGACTCGTACCGGACGTTCAAGGTCGGTCACAACGACTTCCAGGGCACCGACTGGGCGGCGTACCTCAACCAGTGGCTCGCGCAGGTCGGTGGACAGCGCAACTGGCTCTAG